TGGTCTGCTCAGCAAGTTTCCTGCCCCAGTCTCCTGAGGGCTAGCCTTACTGTGAATATCGGGATCTAGAGGGCTCACAGACGTAAATCGGACCACGTGCTTAGACTTTTATTCTTGCTCTTTGAAGCAGGGGGTCATGTAGTCCGGGCTGCCTGAAACACACTGTGGAGCCAAGAcagctcctcttccttctccactgcCACAGCACTGGCAGTAGGGacctgtgtcaccacacctgtAGCCTAAAACTCTCAGGAACACAGTAAGGACCCCAAAGCCAGAAGATCTGTAATCAATACCGTCTGCTCCTCTTCTACACGGCCAAAAtgctagttttcttttctttctcaagatGCTTTCTCTGTGGTCCTGGACCGCACATTAGAGAGGAGGGTGCCCTTGAGctaagagatccgcctgcctttgcctcccacgtGCGTGCCAGGATCACCACCACTCCACGTTAGTTTCCAGtggtttatattttgattttcctGGTCTTTTCATGCTAACTCCCATTGTtattagttttttatttctttatttttttttttaattttcaagacagggtttctctgtagctcttttggttccggtcctggaactagcttttttttttttttaaagattttatttatttattatgtatacagtattctcagtattctgtctggatgtatgccttcaggccagaagagggcaccagatctcattgcagatggttgtgagccaccatgtggttgctgggaattgaactcaggatctttggaagagcaggcagtgctcttaaccactgagccatctctccagcccctggaactagctcctgtagaccaggctggcctcgaactcagagatccgcctgcctctgcctcccgagtgctgggattaaaggcgtgagccaccaccgcctggctttttttttttcatttctttttaaaattagttccaCTTATTTATTATTCTATGAATTTGGGTGTTTTGTcagcatgcatgtctgtgtaccacagaATTCCTGGTgccatcagaggccagaagagggtgtggtcggctttcctgggactggagttacacagGATTGTGGGTTtcagtgctgggaaccgaaccctgtGGAGAACAGTCAGGATGCCTAACAGCTGACCTGTGTCTccggccatctctccagccccctccttgtTATCTTCTAAGTTTATTGCTAATTGTGTGCTGGGTTCAGCTCCTCCTGGCACTGCTTATGGATTAAAGAGGAGCTCAGGATACAGCTCAGCGGCAGGACATGTGCCTGGCACACACAGGCCCTGGGCAAATTTCCCGGCAAGGTGAAAATAAaagggtgggagggtgtggggCGGAGTGGCCATACACACCAAAGCTCAGCACTCTGTCAGGGTCAGAAAGCTCTGCAAGTGCAGGGTCAGCCTGTCTACAAAGAAGCCATGCATGGCggcgggagtcagaggcaggtggatgtctgtgtgtttgaggccagactggtctacagagtgagttccaggacagccagtgctgttacacagagaaagcctgtctcaaaaagcaaaagcaaaaataaaacaataaaagtcaAAGCTTCCCATAAGAACAATATCATGTAACTGTCATCGGCTACCATTTCCTCCTTACCAtcgtctttgtgtgtgtgttcacccctctgcatgtgcatgcgtgtatacgtagaggtcagaggtcaacctgggGTGTCTTTTCTCAAGTGTTAGCACACCCTACCACCCCACtttttttgatatagggtcttactatgtagtcctggttgaaCTTGAGACACAccagactggctttaaactcagaagtccacctgcctctgctgcctagtgctgggatcaagggtgtgtgctaccacacctagatCACCCTTATtttgtaagacagggtctctcattgtccGGCAGCTAGCCAAGTGAGCCAAGCTGTCTGTTCTGGCCAGTGAGCCACAGtaatctcctgtctctgccatccCAGTGCCACAAGATTAACGTGTACACCAtctgacctttttcttttttctttttttatttgggttacggggattgaactcagcttaCCTGGCCAGCAGCTTCCTAAGCAAGTTTCCTGACAGCCCCTTATCTCCTGACCCAGGAGGTGTCCATGAGCAGGGTAAGGCACAGATGCCCTCATGTGTTCATGGTCTGGTAGTTAATAAAGTCACACATGACAATAGGGAGGTGTGGGGCACGGGAGGTGGCTcggtgggtagagtgcttgcggTACAGATGTGGAGACCTGAATTTGAATTTGATCCCTTGAACCCACCAAAAGCCACATGTCACGGTGGTATGAGTGCTGGGGGAAGGAGGCTCAGGAGAATCCCAGGGGCTCAATGGTGAACCCCAGCTCCTGTAGAGGATGCCTCACACTGTCACACACGCTCCCATGGGgcagtctgtgctgctggaggacTACAGAACACAGGCTAAGCAGTCTGGAGAACGAGGACAGCCTGTGTGATACACACCTGTACCCGCAGAattcactcagaaggcagaggcatgagggCTGATACCTGGAGGATGAGTGGGAGGATATGGGGGGCACCAGCTGGGAGTCGGGGAGAGTTCTCGGCAGAGGGGTCAGAAGTGTGACGGCTaacacagaggaagaggcagcCGCAGACCCCGCAGGGTACACTGGAACAGGAAAGCACCAACACAGCTACAGCAGTGCAGGAAAGGACAAGCTGGgcgctggagagctggctcagaggttaggagctcGACCTGcccttccaggggtcctgagttcaattcctagcaacctcatgttggctcacaaccatctgtactgagatctggggccctctgCTGTGTAGGCATgcacgcagacagaacactatatatgtaataagtatatctttaaaaaaaaaacaaaataagttttaaaaagacataacactatatacataataaataaatctttcaaaaaaaccacaaaaataaataaattttaaaaagacatagaagattagtgtctgtgtgtgtgcaaacacgtGTCTAGGACCGTGTGCACGCAGGACACTCTGTCAGAGAGAGCACtgggcccctggagctggaggtatggCTGGATTTCACTTTGCAGCCCTGGAgttcactctctagaccaggctggcctcgagcttggcgatccccctgcctctgcctcctgagtgctgggattaaaggtgtgcgtcaccactgcctggcaaaacagagtttctttatgtagccttggcagtcctaggactacctcttgtagaccaggctggcctcgaattcacagagattcccctggcctttgcttcccgagtgttgggattaaaggccttgtccaccaccgcccagcccactGCTAGTCTCTTAACGGCAAATACTTTCGCCTCACTGGCGCCCTCGTTTCCTAGGGCTGCAAGGCGCTGTACTTGATCCACTAGTGTTTCAGTTCGATACTGACACCTGCTGGTCACATATGGCTCAGCAGCCTTAACCCTGGCACCTGCTTCCTGCCCGTACTGGAGGCCAGGACAGGCTGTGCCAATCTTACCTGCCCGAGCCTGAAGATACCTGTGATAACGCTGTTCTTCCGCACCACTCAATGACCTTCGGCGCTTCCCTCACCGACCCCCCcatattaaaaatcttaaaaatccGGACTCTGCATCGTTCTCAGTACCACAAGAATATTAGGCAGCAAGAAAGAAGCAGTTGAGGCAGAGGGTGTGCAATCGGCCCCTCCCACCTCAGAGTCCGTGCTTCCTACAGAATTCCATTCCTTCTGACCTTTGTCTTATTTCTAGGTTGCTCTCGGGGCACGGGCCTTCttggtgacagtgatgatgaaCCGGAGGTTGAGAGTAGGTGGGCGGGGCTTGGGGTGGGGCTAGACCAAAGGGCCTCTTAGGAGCTTCTCCATTCTGTTAGCTCTCAGGAACAACCGAGGCGAGACtggcacccagcacccagcaggtGAGAGGGTGGCTGTGAGAGAAGGGCACGTTTTGGGGTGACAGTGCGGGATACTCCTACCCATTTACCCTGACCTTCCTTTCTGTATTGGGGAATCCTTGAGTCCCCCACGAGAACCACTGTAGCGGATGGGGCAAGGCATATCTGGAAGAGAGACCTGGCCTTGGCTGGCCTTGGATGAGGGCTGAGTGCAGGCTGAGGGAATGGAGGTGCACAGTGGGGCACGGCGGAGGTTTAGAGACGTAAAGTCCCTTTGGGCATGGAAGGACAGTGGCACAGAGGGAAAGCTTAGCTAGGCTCAAGGGTCACGGGGATGACGACGTAGAGGCTAGAAAGAGaaggccagagacagagagaccttgAGAGGAGGGGGACCTAACTGGAGATGGCAGTAGGGACAATGGGGGGCCAGGACGGCAGGAAGGCTCATATGGAGCAGTCACCCCCCCACTGTGGAGGGCAGTCCTACCGAGCCCAGGGCAAGCCAGGAACAAATCAAGGCTACAGCTTCCCGGTGGAGTGGTTCAGCTGGAGGAGAAAGCCCCCTGGctagtctccctctgcctcttcagaCTCCCATTTTCATTTGGGGGAGAGGGTGAGGTTGCTCCTCATTGCGGTCACAGCCACATCCTGCagagcaggggagggggaagTAAGAAGCAAAACAAGCAGAAGCACAGTGGAGGACCATGGCCTCGCCTTAGGCACCGGCTCCACCATCAGGAGGGCCTCAGCTCCAACCCCACTGCTGCCGCCCAGCCTTCCTCAGTGGGCTGACACCTCATTGGTACCACTCCTTGACAGAAGGGGCTTTAGGGGGATTATTTAACTTGTAGCCTAATACTTTTTacaattgttttaaattatgtatatgagtgtggcTGGGGAGGCCAAAGGTGTTGATTCCCCTGAGGCTGGAGTTATGGGCTATGGTGAGTCGCCTATGAGTGTGTGGGTCAAGCCACCTCTCCCCGCTCCTCGAAGCCGGTTTCTCATTTACTAGGACAAGTAGCTTAAGTTCTCTTAgccttgctgggcggtggtggtgcatgcctttaatcccagcacttgggagacagaggcaggcctgctctatagagcgagttccaggacaggctggactgactatacagagaaaccctgtctcaaacaaacaaacaaacaaacaaacaagaagttcTCTTAGCCTGGAGACTGGAAACCGAGACAGTTCATATTAAGCACCTGCACACAGTAGGCCTCTGAAAATGCCAagtgctcccccaccccccacgagacaggatttctctgtttaacagctctggctgtcccggaactcactctgtagaccagcctgaactcacagagatccgcctgcctctgcctcccaggtgctgggactaaaagtgtgcgccaccaccggctgGCACCAAGACTTCTTATTAGGATTCTAGAGACCCGTATAATCCCACTTCTTTTAAGGTTCTATGGTATCCTACTGACATGGGCTTTTTTGATCTGAAGTCTGGAGACACGAGGGTAGTGCCTATGTTTCTTGATGCAGGATATACATTTAGCATCCGTAACTGGTATCTGTTCAAATTTCCTGCCAAATGGGCACTAGGCTCTCCATCGTGGCAGTAGTTTCCTGCTCTAAGAACCCGattatcgggctggagagatggctcagaggttaagagcactgactgctcttccaggggtcctgagttcaattcccagcaaccacatggtggctcagggccatctataatgagatctggtgccctcttctggggtgtagGTACGCAGGCAGAACAcgtacataatacataaataaatcttaaaaagaaaaaaaaaagaacccaattATGACCACGCTCCTCTGGCCAAGGCTCTCCCTGCTCCTCTGTGCTGTTTTGGAGAGGCACAAGTCTGAGTTTacagaaataaagggaaaagCAGAAGCAAGGCTTACAGGATGGAGGGGCCCCATGGGGAGAGGGAAGACAAAGcagccaaaacaaagaaaatggggaaaagccatttctctctctttctctaaggACGCCTGTGGCCTCTTCTAGGGACTGACCACATACCCACCCCGGTGCCATGGAGTCCTTCAGCTCGAAGAGTCTGGCGCTACAAGCAGAGAAGAAGCTACTGAGTAAAATGGCTGGTCGGTCCGTAGCTCATCTCTTTATCGACGAGACCAGCAGCGAGGTGTTAGATGAGCTTTACCGTGTGTCCAAAGAGTACACGCATAGCCGGCCCAAGGCACAGCGGGTGCTCAAAGACCTCATCAAGGTGGCAGTCAAGGTGGCTGTGCTGCACCGCAGTGGCTGCTTTGGCCCTGAGGAGCTGGCTCTGGCTACACGCTTTCGCCAGAAGCTGCGGCAGGGCGCGATGACCGCGCTCAGCTTTGGTGAGGTGGACTTCACCTTCGAGGCTGCTGTGCTAGCGGGCCTGCTCAGAGAGTGCCGGGACATTCTGTTGGAGCTGGTGGAGcaccacctcacccccaagtcaCATGACCGCATCAGGCACGTGTTTGATCACTACTCTGACCCTGACCTGCTCGCAGCCCTCTACGGGCCCGACTTCACTCAGCACCTGGGCAAGATATGTGACGGGCTCCGAAAGCTGCTGGATGAGGGGAAGCTCTGACTGGACTCTGGCAAAATGACTGACCGGGCTTTCTAACCCTGCTCAAGCGCTTTTCAATCCCTGGCTTCATTCTCCCCCAAGGCTGTTGACGCCCAGGCCGCTCCCACCCACAACTGCTGGCAGAGCACAGCAATGGGCCGACTGAGGTGGCTCTCCCATCCCGTGCCAGCAAAGGAAACAGCTGACTGAGGAAGACGAAGTGAAACTCGGGTCTGCTTCTCCCAGGAGAACTGCCCAAAACGGGATCCTCCTCTTCCACGAACCCAAAGAAGGGGGCACGGAAGGCCAGAAGCAGGAAGGCGGCGGTCAGAGGCCTCtagatctcctagagctggagggAGCCCTTGGACACATACCAGAGGCTGGGTTCCAAAGTCTctagaaggagctgggggaggggaggcacagGGGAAATAAAACCACTAAAACACGCGCAGGGGTCACTGTttaatctctccagctccacactcAGGCCGGACATAGAGGCGAGGACTCATCTCGCCGGTTCCCacttgggaacagaggcaggcaagCCTCCAGTACTACTGAGCTGCCATGCCTATTCTTCAGCTTCAGGAACAAAGACACACTGTACTGCAGATCGGGGCTACCGATTACAAAGAGATATGAGGTGAGGAACACAGGCAGGCTGGGGTGTGCTCTGCAACTGCCTCCTGCACCCCACGGCATCCTCTTCCACCCCTTAGCCcagcaggagagggaagaaggtgaAGGGGGGGACTGGGAGGCTGTCAGTACCCCGCCCCACTGCTTCCTCTCAGAGCCAAGAACTGTTAAGAGTTAGAGGGACTGCTCACTTAGGACCCTACCTTGAGCGCAGGGAAAGACTCAGCCCGTCCAGTCCACCAGTCTCTGTGGTGAGTGTCACTGACTCTCCTGGCCTCAGTAGCATGCTTGCTAGGGAGGCGAGAGGCGGGAAGGGTAAGCAGCCCGCTCCCAGCTCTGGCTTTCCCTCTCTTCAATGATACAGAAATCACATTATTTCAGTTAAGAGGAGGAGGGAGTTAGATATAGCAAATAAATATTACTTCAATATAGCACCAAATAAATTAGGTAACGTCATtaaacatgggggtgggggtcctCTGCTTCCCTGCTCTAACCCAGGGAATGGTGGAAGAGACAGTAAGGCTGTAAAGGAGCCTTTGAATCTAAAGCACAACGCTAGATTCAGCCCAAGAACTGGGAAGAGTTCTGTTCCCATTCCCAACTCTTGGCAAAAAGTGTCCCCAGCTGAGGAAATCTTGACAGAGCTGGGCAAGATGGCCGGAGAGGAATGAGGCAGGCTGGGAAGCTCTGCTTTTGAGCCTCACTTTAGACTCCTCCCAGCTCAACTGTTCCTTCCCAGCCTGCTTCTCACATCAGTCTGGGGACATCAGAGTTTGAAGATCTCATCTTCCTGATCCTGCAGTGTTTGGGTCTGGGAAGTCCGGGTCAGTGGTACCGTCAGAGTTTGAAGATCTCATCCTCCTGATCCCGCAGTGTTTGGGTCCGGGAGGTCCGGGTCAGTGGTACCGTCAGAGTTTGAAGATCTCATCCTCCTGATCCCGCAGTGTTTGGGTCCGGGAGGTCCGGGTCAGTGGTACCGGACCGAGCACTGCTCGCTGCTGCGTCCTAGGGGAGCTGAGGTGGAGCCTTGTGCCCTCCTCAGGGACCCTGCAGGTGAGGAAAGAGCAAGAGTGAGGAAGAACCTGAGAATGGACCCAGTGCAAGGTGTGAGGGCTGCCTTCCTTTGCTTCATGAGGTGCACAGAGTCTCAATGTCACCGGGAAAACCCGCTTGTCCTCACACTGTGCACAGTTCTTACCTCAGGGAGAACTGTGAGAACACAGAGGCCACAGAACCTACTTTCCCACTGCCTCACCCCCTTCCAGTTGCCACTGGCTCTGCTCACAGCCTCGGAACCATATGGGGAAAAGGATATCCTCCGTTTCCAGGCCATTCTGTTATTAGTTTGTGGTTCGCTAAAAGAGAGGGGTTTGTGCAGGGCCTTCGAGGGGCCAGCTGGAGACTCACCCACTTTCCCCTTTCCTCAGCTTCTGGGCAGCAGCCTTCTTTGATAGGCTGATCTGTGAATCGAGCTTCTTGAGGAAATCAGAGGCAGAAAGGTCATGGATGGGCGTGGAGGTTTCCTGGTGTGGAGGGAGGGCTTCGCCATTGGCCCGGCCTGAACCTGACTCTtgattcttcctcttccctgaaaGTGAACCAGCGCCATCTTTCCTGGGTCGTACCTCCTCCTCTCCATCATTTTCCTCCTCAGAATCCAAACCATTAAACAGGTCTCTGGGCTCTGTCAGGATGGGGATGTAGAGGGTTTTCTTCAGGAAGATGGAGTCGTTAGTATAAAGGCGGTTTGTGCGCTTAATCTGTtccatcttaaaaaacaaaacaaaataaaacaaaaaacacccaaaaTGAATGACAAACAGTAAAATCCacccttttttttcccccgagacaaggtttctctgtagcttttggaggagcctgtcctggaactagctcttgtagaccagactggcctcaaactcacagagatccacctgcctctgcctcccgagtgctgggattaaaggcgtgcgccaccaccgcccagctaaattcACCAATCTTATATAGCATCTCAaactttttgtcttcttttttactATGTAGGCCAAGCTAATGTCAAACCAAGCCTGGCTCAGGATCTAGGACTCTTGTCGTTGGTATGGTGGTGGGGATATGTGCACTTCAGCGGGGCCCAGACTGCTGCACCCACTGGACCATCTTCCCAAGCCACCAACGCAAACGTTTTAAGTCGCTGTACAAGTCTTTGACTCCATGACACACCAGCTCAAGCATAAAGGCTGCTGTTAATCGTGTTTTACCATTTCCCTATTTTCTAGTCTTAGGACACCTtcgcatttttaaaaattattgcagcagaaaacaaaaagaaaaacaacctacAACCCTTTCATTTATTTAAGGCAGCAAACAGGAGTGGTGGCAAAAGCCTCCTACCCCAGCTCCCTAGGGGCAGCCAAGAAGAGTCTGAAGCTAGCTTGAGTTCCCAGGGAtgttgtctcaaacaaaacagaacaagctAGGAGTATTTAAAGCTaacaattaaataattaataacaataaattaattattaataattaaagctgagaggctggagagatggttttaatagttaaaagcactggctgcgccgggcggtggtggcacacgcctttaatcccagcacttgggaggcagaggcaggcagatctctgtgagttcgagaccagcctggtctacaagagctagttccaggacaggctccaaatccacagagaaaccctgtcttgaaaaaccaaaaaaaaaaaaagcaaaagcaaacactggctgctcttgcagagggggaccaattcccagcacccacacagtggttcacaaccatccataactctagttcttGGTGATCCAaaacccttttctgacttctgggGGCACCAGGCACCCCCatggcacacagatatacatgcaagaaaacactaaaaataaacttaaaataaaataacaaagcagagctaggtgtggtagtgtacctttcttcttcctggtttttttgagacagggtttctctgtgtagccctggctgttctagaacttgctgtatagaccaggctggcctcaaactcagagatccccctgactctgccttctgaatgctgggctcaaaggtgtgtgccaccactgcctggtgacagtacacatctttaatctcagcacttggaaagcagaggcagagggatttctgagtgtgaagccaatcaagctacataatgagacctggttaacaataaaataaataaatctggatgGGGCTGTATTTGTGGCTCGGCGGTGCAGTGTTTGCCTGGCGTGTGCAGAGCCCTGGGCTGGACCCCTAGCAGACCTCCAACaattataaatacacaaaactctCACACACGTTCTCACAGTCCTACGCCAACACCACACCACTCTCTCTCATCCGGGCTAACCGTTCGTTTAAttgctcttcctctttcctgtccGCATATCTTCCCCTTGCCATCTAGAAAAGTGAATCTGATGAACCCTCTAGCTGGCTCAGCAACTTCTGTGGCTCCTCTTGGGCTAAACAACAAAATCTAAGTGGGGACTCAAGGCCTTTCTCTAGCTAGCCCCCACAGGACGGGTCTAGCCTTGTCTCTCGTCTgcattcttccactgagctacactttCAAATCACCAGTTCCCTTGGTCTTGCTATGTGTggccctggcctggaactctgagcCAGCTGTCACGCtgtgtcaccaagcctggctaTCAGgcatcctttcttcttccttccagacagggtttctcagggtAGCTTGGCTGTCCcaaaactcactctatagaccaggctagcctcaaacccacagagatatgcctgcctctgcctcccgagtgctgggattgaaggtgtgcttCCAAATAGCTGTTAAACTTCCATGTAATTGAGACTAGGCCAGAATTTAGAGACGGAAGGTTGAAAGGAAACTATTTCTGCTCTTAAAGAGCTTgtacactcaaaaaaaaaaaaaaaaaagccgggcgatagtggctcacgcctttaatcccagtactcaggaggcaaaggcaggcggatctcttgtgagttcgagaccagcctggtctacagagctagttccaggacaggctccaaagccacagagaaaccctgtctcgaaaaaaaccaaaaaaaaaccccccaaaaaaaaagagcttgTGCACTGCTGGAAGTCAAAGACATAATCATCTGGGTCAGACAGACCTGTAGAAGGGGACACGGAGGGCAAGGTTTCTAAGTCTTCAAGGCCCATAGTGAGGAAAACCTACCACAGCATCCATCACTCACACCCATCTCAGCCCTCACGACACAGGAGCActgtgagttccgggccagcttaggctacacagTGACATACCGACTAGAAAATCCACCCTCCCCGCCAAACAAAATTCCACATCAACTGATATCCACTCCCACTTCCAAATAAAAACGAATGGTTCCTGGTTTCCCACTCCTCATGACTATTGCTTACATAACCATTGCTTCTTCTCCGTTTCTCACAGAATTTAAACACGAACACATCAGTATACATTTATGTTTTATCTCCAGGAAGGGCTGCTATAATGCTTTAAGTACAGCAGGCATGGGAATTTGTCTAAATTCAACATCTGTTTGTATGTTA
The nucleotide sequence above comes from Microtus pennsylvanicus isolate mMicPen1 chromosome 7, mMicPen1.hap1, whole genome shotgun sequence. Encoded proteins:
- the Tnfaip8l2 gene encoding tumor necrosis factor alpha-induced protein 8-like protein 2, with the translated sequence MESFSSKSLALQAEKKLLSKMAGRSVAHLFIDETSSEVLDELYRVSKEYTHSRPKAQRVLKDLIKVAVKVAVLHRSGCFGPEELALATRFRQKLRQGAMTALSFGEVDFTFEAAVLAGLLRECRDILLELVEHHLTPKSHDRIRHVFDHYSDPDLLAALYGPDFTQHLGKICDGLRKLLDEGKL
- the Lysmd1 gene encoding lysM and putative peptidoglycan-binding domain-containing protein 1, giving the protein MASPSRQPPLGGSGLLQGSRARSYGSLVQSSCSPVRERRLEHQLKPGDTLAGLALKYGVTMEQIKRTNRLYTNDSIFLKKTLYIPILTEPRDLFNGLDSEEENDGEEEVRPRKDGAGSLSGKRKNQESGSGRANGEALPPHQETSTPIHDLSASDFLKKLDSQISLSKKAAAQKLRKGESGVPEEGTRLHLSSPRTQQRAVLGPVPLTRTSRTQTLRDQEDEIFKL